A window from Flavobacterium gyeonganense encodes these proteins:
- a CDS encoding BrxA/BrxB family bacilliredoxin, with protein sequence MYPEEMVKPMQAELTSAGFQDLHSAEAVDNAIKAEGTTLVVVNSVCGCAARNARPGAKMSLEGAKKPDHLITVFAGVDKEAVDAARQHMFPFPPSSPSMALFKNGELVHMLERHHIEGRPAEMIAENLQDAFNEFC encoded by the coding sequence ATGTATCCAGAAGAAATGGTAAAACCAATGCAGGCTGAATTGACCTCTGCAGGTTTTCAAGATTTACATAGTGCAGAAGCTGTAGATAATGCTATCAAAGCTGAAGGTACCACATTGGTAGTTGTAAATTCTGTTTGCGGTTGTGCAGCAAGAAATGCGCGTCCGGGAGCAAAAATGAGTTTAGAAGGTGCTAAAAAACCAGATCATTTAATCACTGTTTTTGCTGGTGTTGACAAAGAAGCTGTTGATGCTGCAAGACAACATATGTTTCCTTTTCCTCCATCATCGCCATCTATGGCTTTGTTCAAAAACGGAGAATTGGTTCACATGTTAGAGCGTCACCATATCGAAGGTCGTCCTGCAGAAATGATTGCTGAGAATTTACAGGATGCGTTTAATGAATTCTGTTAA